The sequence TACGTTAGCAATGTATTCGATATATTGTAGGTCAATCTTATTTAGGCAATGCCGAGCAATgtttttataagtttatatgttaatttttttttttatttcagtgaCCAAAGTTTTAGAAGACGATGAGGCGACAACAATCCAAGAATCAGAAAGTGAAACCTCAACGGATATAGACAGAAACGTATCTTCACTTGCAGCTACACCCACAATGTCTTCCTTTTTTGATGATAATGAGACAGTAAGTCAAATGCAAAATTAACTCAACGGCTTAAGTATTAAAGTGGGTCTGTCGTAGGACCGCACGAAAGGTTTGGGTAGCGATGCTGTTATGATTCGAAAAGCGTTCCAATCGTGTAGTTTCAGATTGTGCGCCCAACAATTATATCTAGGGCAATCTAAATCGCACCAAGTATGAATATATGTGTCATCTAAACATCCTGAGCATTGAGTCGGCATCTGGAGTAGGGTGAAGAAGATTTGAAGTAATCGGTTACTTTTCAAGCGTCGACGTACATAGCCGAACTCGTAAATTTTCCAAACACTTAAGTTAACGGATGCATACCTTTGACGATATCTTGTTGGCAATTTGTACCATATTTGAGACTGAAGTAATACCAGTACTTTGACTGTTTTTATAGTAGCTCCGCTAATAACACAAAATATTAAATCCAGAACAAATGTGAGTTTCTTTCTGCTAAATATCTCTTCAGAAGAAATTAACTTGGGTGACACGACTTGTATGTAGAGTTAGGTTCCACTAGTCGCATGGAGCAGAAGATTGTATAGGAAGTCTGATGAAAAACATTGCAGCAATGGTTTTCAAGCTACTACGTTCAACTTTTCTTCTAAAGGATTTTACCCGAATACACATTTCTTTCTTATGACGAAACTTCTATTAATATTTCACCTCTGAATTATAGTTAGGTACTTCACCTATGCTTATCATTGTTTGAAAAATAGCCGCTTTGAATACAAGCAATGTAATTTATATTACTTTTAGAGCGGGAATTTCGTGTGTGGGAGCAACGAATTTCCAATTAAGTTTGCTTTCCTTTCTTAAGGGTAAGTTATACTTACAGTGCATTGCATGACAAAACAGTACATAGCAAGTGAAACATAAACGTGATTATACTTTATGTAGCGTACATAGACTATCGCTGACAAGGGCAAGCACACACACAAATAAAGTTTGTATGTAAAATATACACAACCACAAGCAAGCAATATGTGCTACTCTGAGAGTGATGCTCATTTTTCCTCTCTTTGCAATAACAATGTTAATAGCACGGGGAGGGATAGTAGCGCGCATAGCACATacatgaaaatcaaaattcaacagacttccattcaatgcaatgcaatgcacTACATGGTCTAATCAAGTACACGCAAAACTCATTGAACAGATATTGTTTGTGAGAGCAATGTTGCTGTGCCCTGCTATGCTATGTAAGTATAACTGACCCTTTAGCATATCCCCGAATACACGTTGCCCTCTGTAGGATGCATCCCGATTCttattccacttctgaattaTTATTACTGCATATTCTAATAACATTATATAAGCATGTAAttcaatcaatttctttttaatttcagATTGATTTTTCCCCGAATACTTTTGATCCGCTAGATACAACCACAAGCACTACCACGGTACGAACAAGGGTCACAACTACATCATTATTGCCAACACCAGAACTTTCGAAGATACCCAACATTTGTCACGGTAAATTTGATGCGGTTAGCGTGTTTAACGACACGATACATATTTTCAAAAACGAATATGTGTACAAATTAACCACGCGTTATACCATTATGAGTGGGTAAATAAAGTTTagaaagaatttttatttttatactcagctgagcagagaccacagagtatatcaattttgttcacacaacggtaccccgtaacggcataaactaatcgagatagatatagaattctatatatcaaagtgatctgggcgaaaaaagaaattcatttagacatgtccgtccgtccgtccgtctgtccgtaaacacgataacttgagtaaattttgaggtatcttaatgaaatttggtatgtacgttcctgggcgctcatctcagatcgacatttaaaatgagcgaaattgaaCTATAAAAACGCcgtctttttcgatatcgaaaatttcaaaaaaccgaaaaagtgagataattcattaccaaagacggataaagcgatgaaacttggtaggtgggttgaccttatgacgcggaacagaaaattagtaaaattttggacagtgggcgtggcaccgcccacttttacaagaaggtaatttaaaagttttgcaagctgtaattttgcagctgagtatgtgatgttcggttacacccgaacttatccttccttacttgttaaatttaatGTTTATCCTTCTCGTTAGCTATCCTTCGAGCATTTATGAAATATTTCCATTTTTACCAGCAAACGTAAGGCATATTGATGCAGCTTATCAACGTTACGATGGCGCCGGAGTATTTTTTACTGGTAGGGATTTCACATATGTCATAGTATTTGTTTAATTTCACattccatttttcttttttaattttgtttaacaGGTGATACGTATTGGGTTTTCAGCTATACGCAAGGTATTCTTCCCACGCTTATTGAAGGTAGCCCTCTTTCGTTGTCAAAATTAATTGGTACAACTGCCATCATAGATGCAGCTATGATGTGGCGTAAGTAAAGACTTTGCTGAGAATTTGCATAACTTTTCATATGAATTTTATTTCACAAACAGCTAAAAATAATCTGACCTATATATTTTCTGGTACGCAATTTTGGCGTTTTAATGACCGATTGAATAGGCTAGACGATGGGTATCCGAAGTCAATGAGTCGTTGGCCTGGCATACCAAACAATTTAGATGCAGTCGCTACGTTGAAAAATGGCAAAACTTATTTCTTCAAAGATAATATTTATTGGCTTTATGATAATATTAATATACGCCCTTTCCGTGGCTATCCTAGACGTGCATCTACCGCTTGGTTAGGTTGTGTTACCACAACAAAGAAGCCATTGCGTAATACTAACACAACAGTTACTTTTATTGCATCTTTGACTTTGGGTTAGTTTTGGACTTGGGCTTagttttatttttcgttttgttaTTGTACTTAGTTATTAAGTTATTACTAGATTTATATAACAAACTAGGAACTAAACCTAAAGTATGTAAAtagtatgaaataaaaaaataagttacACCTAAACTACAATAGAGTGAAGTAAGTAGTAATGGCATAAATGGCAGTTTGAGTTGTAAACCAAATAGAGGACTCACAACGTGTTCGTAAATGGGCATGCAGATGAAGCCATATAAATATATATCTTCTATAATGGACAATTGCAAATTAGGCATATTGGGATATATGCGTACTAGTTGACCATACATAGCAGCAATATAGCCCAAATAGAGAGCATAACGGAGTAGAAGTAAATTTGTTTGAAAGAGTAAAGGAAGCAGCGAGAAGTAGCCAACTATGCTGAGCCAAATTGTGTATTTGGCATCCGTGGAATCGAGTAAGCAAAGTAAACTGGGGAAATAGGAAATactaaagtgaaatttaaaaatataataatgtaTGGAATAATGACTTACCAGAGTGGTACGAGGCACATGAGTATAGCCTTTTCGTGAACGTGCCAGCCAAACATGAAGGAAGCGCATGAACAGATAACGACGGCTCGTAACAAATTGATTTTTGATTGgctatttaaatttaaatgagattacttattatttttttaatatgtcaTACAATAATGATGTGCAACAAACTCAGTGGCATTCTCTGGGACGCAGTAATGTCAAataagaaaggaaggaaaatagTATAAACGCCACTAAAGTCATTGTATATAACGGATTAGAAAACTATTCGCAGAGGCTACAGTAGAGTGCAAAAAATCATTGTGTCCATTAGATTAGCTTGAGTGCTACCTACGTCGGTGTAATTAGCTCACTTAGTTTGCGTGAAAGTCCGTTGGGATATCACATGAAGTAGCGGTGCCGTAATaccgatttcacacagaaacttaatgcaATCACAGTTTCGtgtaatgaaataataaaattgtctttttcacACAGGACCTTTTGCTTCAATAACGAACATCTGTCAGAAGCCCCCAAAAAATATAGTATGCATTTCACAAAAATTTAAATCGATAGCAGCCCTTCCTCTTTAACTTTAaggacaatcaaaataaaatgcatggaTAACTATGTCAATACGATCCCGATCgcaaaatatttagaaattttgaaatccaTCAATATGGATCGTCATCCAGTATTGATATCCTTGCCTCATCGTGTGACATTTGCCATTAGGCATAcgataaagcaataatgagataattacgAATTTGAATACTGTatagaagattgagttcaataagggctttaatgtagaaaacctgACTGCTAAAATTGACATAAGCTATAATTACTTTGAGAATAGCTGCGGATGATGTAATGGGTTCGAAATGATCGCTCGTCAATTTGGGAAATTATTCGGAGATCCGAATaaactgaaatcgaaatatgAAGGGACTCACTATCTGCACCTTATCATTTTCATTCAGTACGTATTTCCAACGCCAGGCACAGTATACCCCTCTAAACGATGTGGCTCTTTCAGATTATGTTTGTGATGTAACAAGAATAACTTTGCTAAGGCCAATGGACTTTGGCAGGCTGATTTGAAATCCTTCATTTCGAGTCGAGGTACatcttcctgttgttgttgtagcgataaggttactccccgaaggctttgtgttatcgatgtgatgatcctttgccggatacagatccggtacgctccggtaacacagcaccattaaggtgctagcctgaccatcacgggaacgatttatatggccacattaaaccttcaggccatccctcgctccccacccctaagttccatgaggagcttggggtcgccagagcctcgtatgttagtgaaacgggcttcgccgctcgaaggtgaggttgacaattgggttggagaagatatagcgctacacaaccccttgaatccctgttACATCTTCCTGTTAATGTACAGTGAAAAAACTTTCCGAAAGCTTGAGAAGTATTACCGGGTAATTGATGTCAATAAACAGAAGAGAGTTGTTGTGGCAAAGTAGAGTTAGAATTATACATGGCGGAACGATCGTTCCGACATGAAATTATATCACCTAAGAGAAATTTTCCTAAAATTGTTGAATAGTATAAAATCGGTTGTACCTCTTCGTTGTAGCCAAAATTAGTTGTAACAACACTGGCAGCATGAATAGAAGCGTCAGCACAAAAGTTATACGCGGCGTTATGTTTGGTAGCGCAATTGGCTCAATTTCCTGCACCAATCCCGAACTGGTTGAAGGGCCTGATACATTTGGAATACGTAATAATTTTGCTACAACTTTATCGGCTGTATTGTAAAGTGCCCAAAAGTTAGGCGCCCAATATGCATGGGTCAGGCCCCGCTTAAATGGAAATAAACGACTTAAAACctgaaaaaatcaaatattttacaAGGGTAATTTTAAAACTTGTTAATAGAAATAATCACCTGCGGCAATTGTCTGTAAAAAGGACCAAATGAAGCAACAAAAGGCGTTAAACCAACAACAGCTAATTTACCAATACAAACAATTGGATTACGCCCGCTTTGGAAACAGTAAAATTTCAGGAAATAAACAGCTAGTGCCGGCGCTATATACAAAAATATGTGCTTAAAATTGAGTAGCGTTGCAAATATGAATGCTGAAACCAAATAACGCTCCTCCAGCAGGTAGCTAATACTCAGAAGCAATATACCGAATAGAAGCCCATTATATTGAAAATGTATATGATCCACAAAAATCAAACCCACATTGAATAGCATGAAAAGCTCTGCAGCAAAGTGGCGCTGTGACTTCTTGGGTACATTTAAAATTCGCAGACATCGTGCCACACCGAATGCGTACATCAAATCCGCAAATATTACTGTTCCGCGTTGAAAATATATAGTTGCCGTTGATGCATAATTAAGATTTGTAACAATCAGCATTTGAGGATCAACATAATGTGCTACTTGCGCTAGTATCCATTCAAAATAGGCAAATAAAGGTGGATAATCGAGTGTCCATTCGCTTGTCGCATCATAATACCATTGATTGAGTGGTAGAGAATGTGTTATAGCCAACCAATTGCGATGTACTTCGAAATCTGTGGAATGGCTAAAAGACACGTCAAAAAACATTGATCTTTTTAATGCGGTCTTTCATACTTACGGAGCAGGTACAAGCAGCAGTTTGATTGCGCTGGATATAGCGAATAGCTTCCAGAATTGGCTTTCCATGTTCTAACCAGCTTATTACCAAAGAAGTCCACCTGGCGTTTCAGGATTTGtgtagaaaaaacaagtaaggacgggactgtcttcggttatgccgaagacttcatacctttcatgaatggggctgaacaataatcttatcccgttcgtaatctccaaataatcggatgtatatcTAGTGAAcatatctacatacctaaacgatttttaagataaatataaaataaaaaataggtaggtactttgtgtgaggatgcaaagtttcaggttttttgtggtatgcgtgtaaaaaccattgtgaatgatgactaagtgtgatatcttctgcataaacgtcaaaatttcaaagtgattggatcacctgattcgtatttgactatcgctgtctcattatGTATATCTTTTTATCACACGCTGAACACACGCGCCACCATATTGAATAGCCTGTCAAagcgctgaaaagtagccatattgaacagcctgtcaggcagttgacagataagataacacactttggtaaaaactatgactacgaaacacgtatttcaacaatatatgacgtaaaccgtaactatttgatgaaatgttttgaattttgaagcttctagccgtaaaaaagaggcaaaaaatacagtttatatggggtatataatatatgtaccaccgatctctatgattttttcagacaacaatatatgctatatacgtaagcatttggtgaaatttgaagcttctagctgttaaaacggggcagaaattgcggaaagtttcttatctgaacaatcggttgtatgagatatatactatatataccaccgatctgtatgattttttcagacaacaatatatgctgtatacgtaagcactcgTTGAAATTTGATGCCTCTAggtcttaaaatagggcagtaattacgaaaagtttcttatctgaacaatcggttgtgggggatatatactatatatacgaccgatttcgtaaattttttcaggcaacaatatgtgcaatatacgaaagtatatggtgaagtttgaagcttcaatctgttaaattgagtaagatattataaaaatcctcttttttctgaaaaatcggttgtatggaggatatatgctatagtggtccgatccggccggttccgaaaaatgtctaatcggatacccgaatacacctgctcaccaaattttatcaagatatctcaaaaattgagggactagtttgcatacaaacagacagacggacagacggacagacaggcagacggacatggctaaatcaactcagctgttcattctgattattttcggtatacttaatggtgggcctatctattttcctttaaggacgtacaattttgggtttcgtgacgaaattaatataccatttcattttaatgaaaggtataaaaacaaaaacaagaattCACAATAAACTGTTTTCATACCGGCTAACACAGGGTGATACAAAAATTAACAGGGTGAGCCTTTAAtatgtctaaaaaattttttcatagcGACAAACAATACCttttttttagctgaaaactgtgtttaatcaCCCTTATCACGAaattcacgcggaaaagtgttcgctttcacttcttttgttcgggtgaactttttccgcctaccggcaatttcgggcgaacaaaaattcacttcgaaacagctgatgctctattgcgaattgacagtgaacaaataatttatttactattgtgtaaattttgtaaccaagcatatatttccttaaaatacaacaaaaattaaaataaaaaatgtataaaataatcgtgggcgatcttacaaatcagtaggccgatataacaacaaaaattgcataaaataatgtttagtattgcacttaggttggtattgattgagcgtgaggagaatatacataaatgtgaaagcggtCCTGAGGCATTTAAGGGAAAGTTCTAACCCTTTgcagctaaatgattcactgtaaactaaaaattactattttcagcacttttgaataacaaattatttttttcaattagttttcgccaatattacaggctaaacaagtcggcattctaatatttgctagttattcttaccactccttgccaccattgaagcaaaaatttggagttccacaaattgtaaaattgtgtacatgtcttcgttttttcgcatagggaaaaggcgtcggaAAGGACTATGAAGTGggccttagccaatcttgtttcagtgaggtgctcaacattttggaagctttgtccacaatggacaaCTTGGCccactgatacgttgtcataaaaaatagaatttacagcaatacaggaacttcacttcttccactcagcttgcgattgtgcattatttattgatttatttgtaataataaaagaacatataattataagagtatcaaatttcaaaacaaaaaattacttaaattttgttttcttctctttcacctgtaaaatataagtgaaaaaatttgggtgttcatttcgcccgaacaaagagttgccgataaggtgaaatctttttcgaacacgaaacattttttcgccaccctctgcga is a genomic window of Eurosta solidaginis isolate ZX-2024a chromosome 4, ASM4086904v1, whole genome shotgun sequence containing:
- the LOC137251253 gene encoding stromelysin-1-like isoform X1, translated to MTSLRLCIMVCVMFVWEASAAPVESTSFVPITNRSEAEDVRAKRNLEVPPPEILRFMRRFGYLEPNPSDSESLYHESAIVEAIKNVQKYGALKQTGKLDNVTLELFTKPRCGVPDIEGIPYYLTSSTQQSVASSVVRGKRSDSEAGGSNFMVRDKRYVIGAPTWKKRRLRYFIANWSRKIPKTQVDRDIARALGLWAEYSGLRFERTNDTNADIIVGFGTRYHGDNFPFDGPGNILAHAYYPYEMGSWGGDVHFDEDENWKENSTELADGVDFYAVAAHEIGHSLGLAHSPHYSSIMFPYYKGPGAGTLLDYDDTLAMYSIYLTKVLEDDEATTIQESESETSTDIDRNVSSLAATPTMSSFFDDNETIDFSPNTFDPLDTTTSTTTVRTRVTTTSLLPTPELSKIPNICHGKFDAVSVFNDTIHIFKNEYVYKLTTRYTIMSGYPSSIYEIFPFLPANVRHIDAAYQRYDGAGVFFTGDTYWVFSYTQGILPTLIEGSPLSLSKLIGTTAIIDAAMMWPKNNLTYIFSGTQFWRFNDRLNRLDDGYPKSMSRWPGIPNNLDAVATLKNGKTYFFKDNIYWLYDNINIRPFRGYPRRASTAWLGCVTTTKKPLRNTNTTVTFIASLTLG
- the xit gene encoding probable dolichyl pyrophosphate Glc1Man9GlcNAc2 alpha-1,3-glucosyltransferase isoform X1; protein product: MESQFWKLFAISSAIKLLLVPAPHSTDFEVHRNWLAITHSLPLNQWYYDATSEWTLDYPPLFAYFEWILAQVAHYVDPQMLIVTNLNYASTATIYFQRGTVIFADLMYAFGVARCLRILNVPKKSQRHFAAELFMLFNVGLIFVDHIHFQYNGLLFGILLLSISYLLEERYLVSAFIFATLLNFKHIFLYIAPALAVYFLKFYCFQSGRNPIVCIGKLAVVGLTPFVASFGPFYRQLPQVLSRLFPFKRGLTHAYWAPNFWALYNTADKVVAKLLRIPNVSGPSTSSGLVQEIEPIALPNITPRITFVLTLLFMLPVLLQLILATTKSQSKINLLRAVVICSCASFMFGWHVHEKAILMCLVPLCISYFPSLLCLLDSTDAKYTIWLSIVGYFSLLPLLFQTNLLLLRYALYLGYIAAMYGQLVRIYPNMPNLQLSIIEDIYLYGFICMPIYEHVVSPLFGLQLKLPFMPLLLTSLYCSLGVTYFFISYYLHTLGLVPSLLYKSSNNLITKYNNKTKNKTKPKSKTNPKSKMQ
- the xit gene encoding probable dolichyl pyrophosphate Glc1Man9GlcNAc2 alpha-1,3-glucosyltransferase isoform X2, giving the protein MESQFWKLFAISSAIKLLLVPAPHSTDFEVHRNWLAITHSLPLNQWYYDATSEWTLDYPPLFAYFEWILAQVAHYVDPQMLIVTNLNYASTATIYFQRGTVIFADLMYAFGVARCLRILNVPKKSQRHFAAELFMLFNVGLIFVDHIHFQYNGLLFGILLLSISYLLEERYLVSAFIFATLLNFKHIFLYIAPALAVYFLKFYCFQSGRNPIVCIGKLAVVGLTPFVASFGPFYRQLPQVLSRLFPFKRGLTHAYWAPNFWALYNTADKVVAKLLRIPNVSGPSTSSGLVQEIEPIALPNITPRITFVLTLLFMLPVLLQLILATTKSQSKINLLRAVVICSCASFMFGWHVHEKAILMCLVPLCLLCLLDSTDAKYTIWLSIVGYFSLLPLLFQTNLLLLRYALYLGYIAAMYGQLVRIYPNMPNLQLSIIEDIYLYGFICMPIYEHVVSPLFGLQLKLPFMPLLLTSLYCSLGVTYFFISYYLHTLGLVPSLLYKSSNNLITKYNNKTKNKTKPKSKTNPKSKMQ